In a single window of the Aminomonas paucivorans DSM 12260 genome:
- a CDS encoding class II aldolase/adducin family protein, producing MNRNEAREAVVRTGRLLEERGLTVGTGGNLSVRVEGEELVAIKPSAVPYGLMTPEDVPLLDLEGRVVEGRCAPSSEWRMHLGVYRARPDAGGVVHTHSRFATTLACLKWEIPAVHYLVAASGDELVPVAPYRTFGSPELAEVAVQALGRRGKAVLLANHGLLALGADLGEAFGVAEQLEFVAELAWRARCVGEPALLSREETWEALEAFRGYGPGRSS from the coding sequence ATGAATCGGAACGAGGCTCGGGAAGCGGTGGTGCGCACCGGTCGCCTGCTGGAGGAGCGGGGGTTGACGGTGGGCACCGGGGGCAACCTTTCGGTGCGGGTGGAGGGGGAAGAGCTGGTGGCCATCAAGCCCAGTGCGGTTCCCTACGGCCTGATGACCCCGGAGGACGTGCCCCTTCTGGACCTGGAGGGACGGGTGGTGGAGGGGCGATGCGCCCCCTCCAGCGAGTGGCGGATGCACCTGGGGGTGTACCGGGCCCGGCCCGACGCGGGGGGGGTCGTGCATACCCATTCCCGTTTCGCCACGACCCTGGCCTGCTTGAAGTGGGAGATCCCGGCGGTGCACTACCTGGTGGCCGCTTCGGGGGACGAGCTGGTTCCCGTGGCTCCCTACCGGACCTTCGGAAGTCCGGAGCTGGCGGAGGTGGCGGTGCAGGCCCTGGGGCGTCGGGGCAAGGCGGTGCTGTTGGCCAACCACGGTCTGCTGGCCCTGGGGGCCGACCTGGGGGAGGCCTTCGGGGTGGCGGAGCAGCTGGAGTTCGTGGCGGAACTCGCCTGGCGGGCCCGCTGCGTGGGGGAACCGGCGCTTCTCTCCCGGGAAGAGACCTGGGAGGCCCTGGAGGCCTTCAGGGGGTACGGTCCCGGCCGCTCCTCCTGA
- a CDS encoding RrF2 family transcriptional regulator, whose amino-acid sequence MAHVMNLTETLSLAFHSMVYLAERRGPRPCSAREIGDHFGATEPLVTKTLQRLLRTGLIRSCKGPGGGYSLVVPPEEVSLLSIAEAVEGPLKSQGCALKGCNRPPCPVKGLVDAVTERVSQELASKTLAELVECFHGEEETATECTLKHRRRRKKAA is encoded by the coding sequence ATGGCCCACGTGATGAACCTGACGGAGACCCTGTCCCTGGCCTTCCACTCCATGGTGTATCTGGCGGAAAGGCGCGGCCCCCGGCCCTGCAGCGCCCGGGAGATCGGCGACCACTTCGGGGCCACGGAGCCCCTGGTCACCAAGACCCTCCAGAGGCTCCTCCGGACGGGGCTGATCCGCTCCTGCAAGGGGCCGGGAGGAGGCTACTCCCTGGTGGTCCCCCCGGAGGAGGTCTCCCTCCTCTCCATCGCCGAGGCGGTGGAGGGCCCCCTGAAGTCTCAGGGGTGCGCCCTCAAGGGCTGCAACCGCCCTCCCTGTCCGGTGAAGGGGCTGGTGGACGCGGTGACGGAGCGGGTCTCCCAGGAACTGGCGAGCAAGACCCTGGCGGAACTGGTGGAATGCTTCCACGGCGAGGAGGAAACGGCCACCGAATGCACCCTCAAGCACCGCAGGCGCAGGAAGAAGGCGGCCTGA
- a CDS encoding cache domain-containing protein: MTIKAKLGLLAAGVVGLLAIMIGLVFFQSRSILTRQVDTGGLEVVRSNAREVDEYFHKLGIVALGMRDVAAELLETGKAVTDDDLESPMARFYRSCAKDLNIVDLYVGLESTGKVGTGGDWVEKPDYDARKRPWYTLAVQEDRVVLTAPYVDANTGKLVVTVASPAKGADGRLLGVRGSTWTWRPSPGS, encoded by the coding sequence ATGACGATCAAGGCGAAACTGGGGCTCCTCGCCGCAGGAGTGGTAGGTCTTCTGGCCATCATGATCGGCCTGGTGTTCTTCCAGAGCCGGAGCATCCTGACCCGGCAGGTGGACACCGGAGGCCTCGAGGTGGTGCGGAGCAATGCCCGGGAGGTGGACGAATACTTCCACAAGCTGGGCATCGTGGCCCTGGGCATGCGGGACGTGGCCGCGGAGCTCCTGGAAACGGGGAAAGCCGTCACGGACGACGACCTGGAATCCCCCATGGCCCGGTTCTATCGCTCCTGCGCGAAGGACCTGAACATCGTGGACCTGTACGTCGGCCTGGAATCCACCGGCAAGGTGGGGACCGGGGGCGACTGGGTGGAGAAACCGGACTACGACGCCCGCAAACGCCCCTGGTACACCCTGGCGGTGCAGGAGGACCGGGTGGTGCTCACCGCTCCCTACGTGGACGCCAACACGGGCAAGCTGGTGGTCACCGTGGCCTCTCCGGCAAAGGGCGCCGACGGCCGCCTTCTGGGGGTGCGGGGATCGACGTGGACCTGGAGACCCTCTCCCGGATCGTGA
- a CDS encoding methyl-accepting chemotaxis protein codes for MNKVGEKSRLSAERLRKVAESVSSISGFVATIRSIADQTNLLALNAAIEAARAGEAGRGFAVVAEEVRKLAEESAGAAKEVETLITSLQTDTKGSLEVTEESGKVLEGTIAKAHEAQAKLQEALGQIARVNDAMQNIAATSEEQAAASGEMAQGIDQATKSTIQVVETIESIRHSTEETAHASESVAQESQKLAEGAEHLKRLLARFILDQETGTIKSLGSGR; via the coding sequence ATGAACAAGGTAGGGGAGAAATCCCGCCTCAGCGCGGAGCGGCTTCGCAAGGTGGCGGAGTCCGTGTCCTCCATCTCCGGGTTCGTGGCCACCATCCGGAGCATCGCCGACCAGACCAATCTCCTGGCCCTCAACGCCGCCATCGAGGCGGCCCGGGCGGGGGAAGCGGGACGGGGCTTCGCCGTGGTGGCGGAGGAAGTTCGCAAGCTGGCGGAGGAGTCCGCCGGGGCCGCCAAGGAGGTGGAGACCCTCATCACCTCCCTCCAGACGGACACCAAGGGTTCCCTGGAGGTGACCGAGGAATCCGGGAAGGTCCTGGAAGGCACCATCGCCAAGGCCCACGAGGCCCAGGCGAAGCTCCAGGAGGCCCTCGGCCAGATCGCCCGGGTGAACGACGCCATGCAGAACATCGCCGCCACGTCGGAGGAGCAGGCTGCGGCCAGCGGGGAGATGGCCCAGGGCATCGACCAGGCCACCAAGTCCACCATCCAGGTGGTGGAGACCATCGAGAGCATCCGCCACTCCACCGAGGAGACCGCCCACGCCTCCGAGTCGGTGGCCCAGGAGTCCCAGAAGCTGGCGGAGGGGGCGGAACACCTCAAGAGGCTCCTGGCCCGGTTCATCCTGGACCAGGAAACGGGAACGATCAAGAGCCTCGGCTCCGGACGCTAG
- a CDS encoding methyl-accepting chemotaxis protein: MSNLTIKARLTLLGSGTVVLLSAMIGLVFFQSRSILTRQVDTGGLEVVRSNAREVDEYFHKLGIVALGMRDVAAELLETGKAVTDDDLESPMARFYRSCAKDLNIVDLYVGLESTGKVGTGGDWVEKPDYDARKRPWYTLAVQEDRVVLTAPYVDANTGKLVVTVAAPAKGADGRLLGVAGIDVDLETLSRIVTGYRIFGKGYGFLLDPQGLVLAHPVPELVMKENMAKAGSDVSPEMAAAGAKMLTGGEGYADYTFRGEEFRAFYAPTSHGFILALAFPKSELYALVASLALRQLAAGATVLLLLGVMLVLLAKSIVGPIHGVSQTLERIGRLDLTRDESLNWLTAQKAQKTEIGLMVRSLESLQEALRDSVRSIKDEADRTAASAESLAALSEESVASMEEVKASVDHVASLSESNSAALQQTNAGIEEVSSGASTAAHAASDGAEASGRTTSLSEEAVTQVNGVVTEMNTVGEKSRLSAERLRKVAESVSSISGFVATIRSIADQTNLLALNAAIEAARAGEAGRGFAVVAEEVRKLAEESAGAAKEVETLITSLQTDTKGSLEVTEESGKVLEGTIAKAHEAQAKLQEALAQIARVNDAMQNIAATSEEQAAASGEMAQGIDQATKSTIQVVETIESIRHSTEETAHASESVAQESQKLAEGAEHLKRLLARFVLDQAAGTIKSLGSGR; encoded by the coding sequence GTGAGCAACCTGACCATCAAGGCGAGACTGACCCTTCTCGGCTCGGGGACCGTGGTCCTGCTGTCGGCGATGATCGGCCTGGTGTTCTTCCAGAGCCGGAGCATCCTGACCCGGCAGGTGGACACCGGAGGCCTCGAGGTGGTGCGGAGCAATGCCCGGGAGGTGGACGAATACTTCCACAAGCTGGGCATCGTGGCCCTGGGCATGCGGGACGTGGCCGCGGAGCTCCTGGAAACGGGGAAAGCCGTCACGGACGACGACCTGGAATCCCCCATGGCCCGGTTCTATCGCTCCTGCGCGAAGGACCTGAACATCGTGGACCTGTACGTCGGCCTGGAATCCACCGGCAAGGTGGGGACCGGGGGCGACTGGGTGGAGAAACCGGACTACGACGCCCGCAAACGCCCCTGGTACACCCTGGCGGTGCAGGAGGACCGGGTGGTGCTCACCGCTCCCTACGTGGACGCCAACACGGGCAAGCTAGTGGTCACCGTGGCCGCTCCGGCAAAGGGCGCCGACGGCCGCCTTCTGGGGGTGGCGGGGATCGACGTGGACCTGGAGACCCTCTCCCGGATCGTGACGGGGTATCGGATCTTCGGCAAGGGCTACGGCTTCCTCCTGGACCCCCAGGGACTCGTCCTGGCCCACCCGGTCCCGGAGCTGGTGATGAAGGAGAACATGGCCAAGGCCGGATCCGACGTCTCCCCGGAAATGGCGGCGGCAGGGGCAAAGATGCTGACGGGGGGAGAAGGCTACGCCGATTACACCTTCCGGGGGGAGGAGTTCCGGGCCTTCTACGCCCCCACTTCCCACGGCTTCATCCTGGCCCTGGCCTTCCCCAAGTCCGAACTGTACGCCCTGGTGGCCTCCCTGGCTCTGCGACAGCTTGCCGCCGGCGCGACGGTCCTGCTCCTCCTCGGGGTGATGCTGGTCCTTCTGGCCAAGAGCATCGTGGGGCCCATCCACGGGGTCTCCCAGACCCTGGAGCGCATCGGCAGGCTGGACCTCACCCGGGACGAGAGCCTGAACTGGCTCACCGCCCAAAAGGCCCAGAAGACAGAGATCGGGCTCATGGTCCGATCCCTGGAAAGCCTCCAGGAGGCCCTGAGGGACAGCGTCCGGAGCATCAAGGACGAGGCGGACCGCACCGCCGCCTCCGCGGAGTCCCTGGCGGCCCTGTCCGAGGAATCCGTGGCCTCCATGGAGGAAGTGAAGGCCTCGGTGGACCACGTGGCCTCCCTCTCCGAGTCCAACTCCGCGGCCCTGCAGCAGACCAACGCGGGGATCGAGGAGGTCAGCTCCGGGGCCAGCACCGCCGCCCATGCCGCCTCCGACGGGGCCGAGGCCTCGGGACGCACCACCAGCCTCTCCGAGGAGGCGGTGACCCAGGTGAACGGCGTGGTGACGGAAATGAACACGGTGGGAGAGAAATCCCGCCTCAGCGCGGAGCGGCTTCGCAAGGTGGCGGAGTCCGTGTCCTCCATCTCCGGGTTCGTGGCCACCATCCGGAGCATCGCCGACCAGACCAACCTCCTGGCCCTCAACGCCGCCATCGAGGCGGCCCGGGCGGGGGAAGCGGGACGGGGATTCGCCGTGGTGGCGGAGGAAGTGCGCAAGCTGGCGGAGGAGTCCGCCGGGGCCGCCAAGGAGGTGGAGACCCTAATCACCTCCCTCCAGACGGACACCAAGGGCTCCCTGGAGGTGACCGAGGAATCCGGGAAGGTCCTGGAGGGCACCATCGCCAAAGCCCACGAGGCCCAGGCGAAGCTCCAGGAGGCCCTCGCCCAGATCGCCCGGGTGAACGACGCCATGCAGAACATCGCCGCCACGTCGGAGGAGCAGGCTGCGGCCAGCGGGGAGATGGCCCAGGGCATCGACCAGGCCACCAAGTCCACCATCCAGGTGGTGGAGACCATCGAAAGCATCCGCCATTCCACCGAGGAAACCGCCCACGCCTCCGAGTCGGTGGCCCAGGAGTCCCAGAAGCTGGCGGAGGGGGCGGAACACCTCAAGAGGCTCCTGGCCCGGTTCGTCCTGGACCAGGCAGCGGGAACGATCAAGAGCCTCGGCTCCGGACGCTAG
- a CDS encoding MFS transporter, which translates to MAAPSFRERLRGFLGLNRTLGTLMGLVVLVGLGEKMAERFLPLYLVALGGSAWAVGALNGLDNLLSALYSLPGGLASDRWGPKRALTLSTLVALGGYLVVILVPTWQAVLVGAVGFIAWTAVTLPAVMGLVSASVPKNKRVMGVSLHSLVRRIPMALGPVVGGVLIGLWGTEKGVRVAFVVALVLGVAALGLLWRFLDDRREEGEPGGMRAALGNLSGDLRSLLVSDILIRFAEQIPYAFVVLWAVQVQGLSAAQFGVLTAIEMVTALLVYLPVAALADRYGKKPFVLMTFGFFTAFPLSLLFCHSFGSFALAFVLRGLKEFGEPTRKALIMELAPPGAKAATFGAYYLVRDVVVSAAAFAGAPLWLISPQANFLVAGVFGAVGTVYFALRGRDVTLPG; encoded by the coding sequence GTGGCCGCACCGTCGTTTCGCGAGCGACTCCGGGGGTTCCTGGGGCTGAACCGCACCCTGGGGACCCTCATGGGCTTGGTGGTTCTGGTGGGGCTGGGGGAGAAGATGGCGGAACGCTTCCTGCCCCTGTACCTGGTGGCCCTGGGGGGATCCGCCTGGGCGGTGGGGGCCTTGAACGGCCTGGATAACCTCCTCTCCGCCCTCTACTCCCTTCCCGGGGGGCTGGCCAGCGACCGGTGGGGGCCCAAGCGGGCCCTGACCCTGTCCACCCTGGTGGCCCTGGGGGGGTACCTGGTGGTGATCCTGGTGCCCACCTGGCAGGCGGTGCTGGTGGGGGCGGTGGGGTTCATCGCCTGGACCGCCGTGACCCTTCCGGCGGTGATGGGGCTGGTGAGCGCCTCGGTGCCCAAGAACAAGCGGGTCATGGGGGTGTCCCTCCATTCCCTGGTGCGCCGGATCCCCATGGCCCTGGGGCCGGTGGTGGGAGGGGTGCTCATCGGCCTGTGGGGTACGGAGAAGGGGGTTCGGGTCGCCTTCGTGGTGGCCCTGGTCCTGGGGGTGGCGGCCCTGGGGCTTCTGTGGCGCTTTCTGGACGACCGGAGGGAGGAGGGGGAGCCCGGAGGGATGCGGGCCGCCCTGGGGAACCTCTCCGGAGATCTGCGAAGCCTCCTGGTGTCGGACATCCTGATCCGCTTCGCCGAGCAGATCCCCTACGCCTTCGTGGTGCTCTGGGCGGTGCAGGTCCAGGGGCTCTCGGCGGCCCAGTTCGGGGTGCTCACGGCCATCGAGATGGTCACGGCCCTGCTGGTGTATCTGCCCGTGGCGGCCTTGGCGGACCGGTACGGCAAGAAGCCCTTCGTGCTGATGACCTTCGGTTTCTTCACCGCCTTCCCCCTGTCGCTGCTCTTCTGCCACAGCTTCGGGTCCTTCGCCCTGGCCTTCGTCCTCCGGGGGCTGAAGGAGTTCGGGGAACCCACCCGCAAGGCCCTCATCATGGAGCTGGCCCCTCCGGGGGCCAAGGCGGCCACCTTCGGGGCCTACTACCTGGTGCGGGACGTGGTGGTCTCCGCTGCGGCCTTTGCCGGGGCCCCCCTGTGGCTGATCTCCCCCCAGGCCAACTTCCTGGTGGCCGGTGTCTTCGGCGCCGTGGGGACGGTGTATTTCGCCCTGCGGGGGCGGGACGTGACCCTGCCCGGGTAG
- the eno gene encoding phosphopyruvate hydratase: MSAAIQNVSAMEILDSRGNPTVRVRLELECGIVADASVPSGASTGENEAVELRDGDKGRYGGKGVLNAVRNVNEILAPEITGMDCRQQAELDRRMIELDGTPNKGKLGANAILGVSMAAARAAASFCDLPLYAYLGGPGAVRLPVPMMNILNGGKHAENSVDFQEFMVFPLGAPCFSEALRMGAETFHALKGILKKKGYAVGVGDEGGFAPDLKSNDEACEVILEAVQAAGYKPGKDIFLALDPAASSFFEGGAYDLAKSGQGRKTSAEMVDLFDQWVRKYPIASIEDGLGENDWEGFASMTERMGDRVQIVGDDLFVTNAAFVRQGMERKAANAVLIKLNQIGTVTETMETIDLCRRAGWGYVISHRSGETEDAFMADFAVAMGGGQIKTGSACRSERICKYNRLLEIEQELGACARFGRAC; the protein is encoded by the coding sequence GTGAGCGCAGCGATCCAGAACGTCAGCGCCATGGAGATCCTGGATTCCCGGGGGAACCCCACCGTCCGGGTGCGGCTGGAGCTGGAGTGCGGCATCGTGGCGGACGCCTCGGTGCCTTCCGGGGCCTCCACGGGAGAGAACGAGGCGGTGGAGCTTCGGGACGGGGACAAGGGCCGCTACGGCGGCAAGGGCGTCCTGAATGCGGTGCGGAACGTCAACGAGATCCTGGCCCCGGAGATCACCGGGATGGACTGCCGCCAGCAGGCGGAGCTGGACCGGCGGATGATCGAACTGGACGGCACCCCCAACAAGGGCAAGCTGGGGGCCAACGCCATCCTGGGGGTGTCCATGGCGGCGGCCCGGGCGGCGGCGTCGTTCTGCGATCTTCCCCTGTACGCCTACCTGGGGGGGCCCGGAGCGGTGCGCCTGCCCGTCCCCATGATGAACATCCTCAACGGAGGGAAGCACGCGGAGAACAGCGTGGACTTCCAGGAGTTCATGGTCTTCCCCCTGGGGGCTCCCTGTTTCTCCGAGGCCCTGCGCATGGGAGCGGAAACCTTCCACGCCCTCAAGGGGATCCTCAAGAAGAAGGGCTACGCCGTGGGGGTGGGGGACGAGGGGGGCTTCGCCCCGGACCTGAAGAGCAACGACGAGGCCTGCGAGGTGATCCTGGAGGCGGTTCAGGCGGCGGGGTACAAGCCCGGCAAGGACATCTTCCTGGCCCTGGACCCGGCGGCCAGTTCCTTCTTCGAGGGTGGGGCCTACGATCTGGCCAAGTCCGGTCAGGGGCGCAAGACCAGCGCGGAGATGGTGGACCTCTTCGACCAGTGGGTTCGGAAGTACCCCATCGCCTCCATCGAGGACGGTCTGGGGGAGAACGACTGGGAGGGCTTCGCCTCCATGACCGAACGGATGGGGGATCGGGTCCAGATCGTGGGGGATGACCTGTTCGTCACCAACGCCGCTTTCGTGCGTCAGGGGATGGAGCGGAAAGCTGCCAACGCGGTGCTCATCAAGCTGAACCAGATCGGCACGGTGACGGAGACCATGGAGACCATCGACCTCTGCCGCCGGGCGGGGTGGGGCTACGTCATCTCCCACCGCTCCGGGGAGACGGAGGACGCCTTCATGGCGGACTTCGCCGTGGCCATGGGGGGCGGGCAGATCAAGACGGGTTCCGCCTGCCGCAGCGAGCGGATCTGCAAGTACAACCGGTTGCTGGAGATCGAACAGGAGCTGGGGGCCTGCGCCCGGTTCGGCCGGGCCTGCTGA
- a CDS encoding ADP-ribosylglycohydrolase family protein, with product MIPLLGALAGDAAGSAYERDPAPPGDFDLFPSEARFTDDTVLTLAVADALLEAGDYEASLLRWGRAYPDAGYGSRFRAWLGDPQGTPRDSLGNGSAMRVSPVAWAFDDLTSVLVAAEASAWPSHRHPEAVRGAQAAAASVFLARTGVPRGEIRRALTDRFGYDLSRSLADLSRSPRFDATCPGSVPQALTAFLEAESFEDALRGAVGLRGDADTQAAIAGAAAQGFFDVPDSLARRVRGLLPPELLALHDRFWGRFVEPRLGMRSLTPLSRLPDRL from the coding sequence ATGATCCCCCTTCTGGGGGCCTTGGCGGGGGATGCGGCGGGGTCCGCCTACGAGCGGGATCCTGCGCCGCCGGGGGACTTCGACCTCTTCCCGTCGGAGGCGCGCTTTACCGACGACACGGTGCTCACCCTGGCGGTGGCGGATGCCCTGCTGGAGGCGGGGGACTACGAGGCCTCCCTGCTTCGCTGGGGGCGAGCCTACCCCGACGCGGGGTACGGGTCCCGCTTTCGGGCCTGGTTGGGGGACCCGCAAGGGACGCCTCGGGACAGCCTGGGCAACGGGTCCGCCATGCGGGTCTCCCCGGTGGCCTGGGCCTTCGACGACCTGACGTCGGTTCTGGTGGCGGCGGAGGCCTCCGCGTGGCCCTCCCACCGCCACCCCGAGGCGGTCCGGGGAGCCCAGGCGGCGGCGGCCTCGGTTTTCCTGGCCCGCACGGGGGTCCCCCGGGGGGAGATCCGGCGGGCCCTGACGGATCGGTTCGGCTACGACCTGTCCCGCTCCCTGGCGGATCTGTCCCGGTCCCCCCGGTTCGACGCCACCTGCCCCGGCTCCGTGCCCCAGGCCCTGACGGCGTTTTTGGAGGCGGAGTCCTTCGAGGATGCCCTGCGGGGGGCGGTGGGGCTTCGGGGGGACGCGGACACCCAGGCCGCCATCGCCGGGGCTGCGGCCCAGGGGTTCTTCGATGTCCCCGATTCCCTGGCCCGTCGGGTTCGGGGCCTGCTGCCCCCGGAGCTGCTGGCCCTCCACGACCGGTTCTGGGGGCGCTTCGTGGAGCCCCGTCTGGGCATGCGTTCCCTCACCCCTTTATCCCGTCTCCCGGATCGCCTATAG
- a CDS encoding nucleotidyl transferase AbiEii/AbiGii toxin family protein, producing MAVEVVGEMLSRYDVEDPEGARNALREVLQEIVLFGLYEGGFFDTVAFYGGTALRILHRLDRFSEDLDFCLRPGAETLELRTFGRSVEEALRRFEIEASFEPREEVSPGGIVAAQVRTEPLRGILSVSLVSALGEVVARLPRNQTLRIKVEVDTGRARGFEDEESYALYPVPFPLRVLTLPCLFSGKMHALLCRGWGNRVKGRDWYDLLWFLRKGVPLHLPFLEEKLRESGHWAEARPLQAEDVRRLYRERVERLDVKQARNDLLPFVREPWVMDAWSPSLFASLEERLFAAGGVPR from the coding sequence GTGGCCGTTGAGGTGGTGGGGGAGATGTTGTCCCGATACGACGTGGAGGATCCTGAAGGGGCCCGCAATGCCCTTCGGGAGGTGCTTCAGGAGATTGTCCTGTTCGGTCTCTATGAGGGCGGTTTTTTCGACACGGTGGCCTTCTATGGAGGGACGGCCCTTCGGATCCTCCACAGGCTGGATCGGTTCTCCGAAGATTTGGATTTCTGTCTTCGTCCCGGGGCGGAGACCTTGGAGCTTCGTACCTTCGGGAGAAGCGTGGAGGAGGCTTTGAGGCGGTTTGAAATCGAAGCGTCCTTCGAGCCCCGGGAGGAAGTTTCTCCGGGGGGGATCGTGGCGGCGCAGGTACGCACGGAGCCGCTGCGGGGAATCCTCTCGGTGTCCCTGGTCTCCGCTCTGGGGGAGGTGGTGGCGCGATTGCCCCGCAACCAGACCCTCCGCATCAAAGTGGAGGTGGATACGGGAAGGGCCAGGGGGTTCGAGGACGAGGAATCCTACGCCCTCTATCCCGTCCCTTTTCCCCTGCGGGTTCTGACCCTCCCGTGCCTGTTCTCGGGCAAGATGCACGCCCTCCTCTGCCGCGGATGGGGAAACCGGGTGAAGGGGAGGGATTGGTACGACCTGCTTTGGTTTCTCCGCAAGGGGGTTCCTCTCCATCTCCCCTTTCTGGAGGAGAAGCTCCGGGAAAGTGGCCATTGGGCGGAGGCGCGCCCGCTCCAAGCAGAGGATGTTCGTCGACTCTATCGAGAGCGAGTGGAGCGTCTGGATGTGAAACAGGCTCGCAACGACCTTCTTCCCTTTGTGCGGGAACCTTGGGTTATGGATGCGTGGAGCCCTTCGTTGTTCGCTTCCCTGGAGGAGAGGCTCTTCGCCGCCGGAGGGGTGCCGAGATGA
- a CDS encoding type IV toxin-antitoxin system AbiEi family antitoxin domain-containing protein: protein MAGSSIPELVSALGREEFPRSRLAEELSRQGYCRVSDRIALLANQGVVRRITRDWFVLGTLWRKRNLHLRWLANQLLLPSTLSLEYALGFYGLIPEATGTFTSVTPRRGRGFETSEGSFLYTAIPSRAFPCGRTLASLGEERFFLASPEKALADKVWTERLPTPVDWEVYLVEDLRLDEGFWSSARMEELRRFAAAYGSRKLSSLASFFEKWRGGRPRGR from the coding sequence ATGGCGGGTTCGTCCATCCCCGAACTGGTGTCCGCCCTGGGGCGAGAGGAGTTCCCTCGAAGCCGTTTGGCAGAAGAATTGTCGCGGCAGGGCTATTGCCGAGTCTCCGATCGCATCGCTCTTCTCGCGAATCAGGGGGTGGTGCGGAGGATCACCCGGGACTGGTTCGTCCTGGGAACCCTTTGGAGGAAGCGAAACCTTCACCTGCGTTGGCTTGCCAACCAGTTGCTTCTGCCCTCCACCCTTTCCCTGGAGTACGCCCTGGGGTTTTACGGGTTGATCCCCGAAGCGACGGGAACCTTCACTTCCGTGACCCCCCGGAGGGGGAGAGGATTCGAGACCTCCGAGGGATCGTTTCTCTACACTGCCATTCCTTCAAGGGCTTTTCCCTGCGGGCGGACTCTCGCCTCCCTGGGGGAGGAGCGTTTTTTCCTGGCTTCGCCGGAAAAGGCCCTGGCGGACAAGGTCTGGACGGAAAGGCTGCCCACGCCGGTGGATTGGGAGGTCTACCTGGTGGAGGACCTCCGATTGGACGAAGGATTCTGGTCTTCCGCCCGCATGGAGGAATTGAGGCGTTTCGCCGCAGCCTACGGTTCCCGCAAACTGTCGTCTCTGGCGTCTTTTTTCGAGAAATGGAGAGGAGGAAGACCTCGTGGCCGTTGA